The following coding sequences are from one Geothrix sp. window:
- a CDS encoding ATP-dependent Clp protease ATP-binding subunit, whose translation MFEKFTEKARRVMFFARYEASQFGAESIQSGHLLLGLLRESEKTSTQLLERMGVQVSSLRERLVAALTPKDKKITPSSTSIDIPMEEEVKHILQHATAESAKLNHKHVGAEHLLLGMLREEGCLAGRLLKEAGADLIAAKEILLESSKEEKIAKKKKEHPLLSEFARNLSEMAERGIFDNLIGRDAEVERIVQILSRRRKNNPILLGEAGVGKTAIVEGLAQKIHEGIVPPSLADKRIYALDLSLVVAGTKYRGQFEERLKSIIAEASKDPSVVLFIDEIHSLIGTGAAEGSLDAANILKPALSRGEIQCIGATTHKEYAKYIDKDRSLVRRFQPVTVNPPDEAESLRIIEGIRARYELFHRVRYTAKTMEASVYLSNRYITDRFLPDKAIDLLDEAGARVKLRVGPGGSSSEGQTSEDELHRVINEMNEAVLSRDFEKAVLLRQKELQLRDEIQKNRSELTDEDYARFPEVTEQDIEDVVASWTGIPVRALKGDEKANLVNMEPRLNERVIGQPEAVSAVVRAVRRARTGLKNPNRPMGSFLFLGPTGVGKTELAKTLATFLFGDAKKMIRFDMSEYMEKHEVSKLLGAPPGYVGYEEGGMLTDRIRRNPYCVLLFDEIEKAHPDLINILLSIFDDGQASDAFGNLVDFKNTIIIMTSNVGSRELLSEKNLGFVEQDGRPDAKSSDAMKVLKRTFPPEFLNRIDEIVVFNRLGDDELRKIVRLLVEDLNITLQKHKLCVTLTDAACDWLVKTTLRDRAYGARPLRRAIQKQVEDPLAELMVGQDTVPSGLVNFDLVDEKLVPTLSDTGDVASGQETHLVGAPE comes from the coding sequence GTGTTCGAAAAATTCACCGAAAAAGCCCGTCGTGTGATGTTCTTTGCCCGCTATGAGGCGAGCCAGTTCGGTGCGGAAAGCATCCAGAGCGGCCACCTCCTGCTGGGCCTCCTCCGGGAATCGGAGAAGACCAGCACCCAGCTCCTGGAGCGCATGGGCGTGCAGGTGAGCAGCCTGCGCGAGCGCCTGGTGGCGGCGCTCACCCCCAAAGACAAGAAGATCACCCCCAGCAGCACCAGCATCGACATCCCCATGGAGGAGGAGGTCAAGCACATCCTCCAGCACGCCACGGCCGAGAGCGCCAAGCTCAACCACAAGCACGTGGGCGCCGAGCACCTGCTGCTGGGCATGCTGCGCGAGGAGGGCTGTCTGGCGGGCCGCCTGCTGAAGGAGGCCGGCGCGGACCTCATCGCCGCCAAGGAGATCCTGCTGGAGAGCAGCAAGGAAGAAAAGATCGCCAAGAAGAAGAAGGAGCACCCGCTCCTCTCGGAATTCGCCCGCAACCTGTCCGAGATGGCCGAGCGGGGCATCTTCGACAACCTCATCGGCCGGGATGCCGAGGTCGAGCGCATCGTCCAGATCCTCAGCCGCCGCCGCAAGAACAACCCGATCCTGCTGGGCGAGGCGGGCGTGGGCAAGACCGCCATCGTGGAGGGCCTGGCCCAGAAGATCCACGAGGGCATCGTGCCCCCTAGCCTGGCGGACAAGCGCATCTACGCCCTGGACCTCAGCCTCGTGGTGGCCGGCACCAAGTACCGCGGCCAGTTCGAGGAGCGGCTCAAGTCCATCATCGCCGAGGCCAGCAAGGATCCCAGCGTGGTGCTCTTCATCGATGAGATCCACTCGCTCATCGGCACCGGCGCCGCCGAGGGTAGCCTGGACGCGGCCAACATCCTGAAGCCGGCCCTCAGCCGCGGCGAGATCCAGTGCATCGGCGCCACCACGCACAAGGAATACGCCAAGTACATCGACAAGGACCGCAGCCTGGTCCGCCGCTTCCAGCCGGTCACCGTGAATCCCCCGGACGAGGCCGAGAGCCTGCGCATCATCGAGGGCATCCGGGCCCGGTACGAGCTCTTCCACCGGGTGCGGTACACGGCCAAGACCATGGAGGCCTCGGTCTACCTGTCCAACCGCTACATCACGGACCGCTTCCTGCCCGACAAGGCCATCGACCTGCTGGACGAGGCCGGCGCCCGGGTGAAGCTGCGCGTGGGGCCCGGCGGCTCCTCCTCCGAGGGACAGACTTCCGAGGACGAGCTGCACCGCGTCATCAACGAGATGAACGAGGCCGTGCTCAGCCGCGACTTCGAGAAGGCCGTGCTGCTGCGCCAGAAGGAGCTGCAGCTGCGCGACGAGATCCAGAAGAACCGCTCGGAGCTCACGGACGAGGACTACGCCCGCTTCCCCGAGGTCACGGAGCAGGACATCGAGGACGTGGTGGCCAGCTGGACCGGCATTCCCGTCCGCGCCCTGAAGGGCGACGAGAAGGCCAACCTGGTGAACATGGAGCCCCGGCTCAACGAGCGCGTCATCGGCCAGCCCGAGGCGGTCAGCGCCGTGGTGCGGGCCGTGCGCCGGGCCCGGACCGGCCTCAAGAACCCCAACCGCCCCATGGGCTCGTTCCTCTTCCTGGGCCCCACGGGCGTGGGCAAGACGGAGCTGGCCAAGACCCTGGCGACCTTCCTCTTCGGCGATGCCAAGAAGATGATCCGCTTCGACATGTCGGAATACATGGAGAAGCACGAGGTCTCCAAGCTGCTCGGGGCCCCTCCGGGGTACGTGGGCTATGAGGAAGGCGGCATGCTGACGGACCGCATCCGGCGGAACCCGTACTGCGTCCTGCTCTTCGATGAGATCGAGAAGGCCCACCCGGACCTCATAAACATTCTGTTGTCGATCTTTGACGACGGTCAGGCTTCGGACGCTTTCGGGAACCTGGTGGACTTCAAGAACACCATCATCATCATGACGTCCAATGTGGGCAGCCGGGAGCTGCTGTCGGAGAAGAACCTCGGCTTCGTCGAGCAGGACGGCCGTCCCGACGCCAAGTCCAGCGACGCCATGAAGGTCCTGAAGCGCACCTTCCCCCCGGAGTTCCTGAACCGCATCGACGAGATCGTGGTGTTCAACCGCCTGGGGGATGACGAGCTGCGCAAGATCGTCCGCCTGCTGGTGGAGGATCTCAACATCACCCTCCAGAAGCACAAGCTGTGCGTCACCCTGACGGACGCCGCCTGCGACTGGCTGGTGAAGACGACGCTGCGAGACCGCGCCTACGGCGCCCGGCCCCTGCGCCGGGCCATCCAGAAGCAGGTGGAGGACCCCCTCGCCGAGCTGATGGTCGGCCAGGACACGGTGCCTTCGGGCCTGGTGAACTTCGATCTGGTGGACGAGAAACTCGTCCCCACCCTGTCTGATACCGGAGACGTGGCCTCTGGCCAGGAAACCCATCTGGTCGGAGCACCTGAATGA
- the bamA gene encoding outer membrane protein assembly factor BamA yields MTQRNMVWNRVRPRWWKGVLPLTLVVLAAGFTMPLAGQDIEPIVAIEVVGAQKQTAETVIFKSGVKVGDDLRNLDFSAVMEKLWANGSFDDIKLELEDAPGGKKLVIRIKERPLIKEIDYRGGTEVGLTNIKDKVKEKKLTINPETVYDPDSARKIKDMIVEQAGEKGFRSPVVDITLEPMAGGVARLVFDIKEGGKAKIYTVAFKGNKVFTSAQLRSVMKKTRRHWMFSWLTTHDLLVDKNLEEDLENLKKSYWKMGYKDVFIGKPIIEVEDRTTAKQKKKNEKRLKEAKSPKYDLRATLTFPILEGEQFFEGTFKTEGGKLFQENFFKGKYAEVKRDNKSMLQKFFNIRPSLETPRADAKPVPFDLDAVNQTVEKIKEAYSNQAYVLFRAEKKYDVREEGGVKKVDTTLKMDEGEAYTVRKIEFEGNLTTKDKVLRRSMLMREGDPFQTDRFKDSLLSISQLSFFDVKSSEPKVDLVQDKPQVDIVVRGEESGVNEVLFQGGYGSLFGFSLGVSFSTRNLGGGGETLSFSYNGGKFSKNISVGFTEPFVFDLPYSFSTSVSNGSADYDASRVGIANAYKQFTRSLGVSVGARLSNWIPNQPWAFFTTYSTGYSFRLIRIEGGRNFYFRDTPNQLTSTFSQSLAYSTVNHQFKPTSGTRVSFGLEYGGWQFGGDRPFLRATWDFAKFANVADRHIFAFNTSYGYLQNMGRDETPLYDLYRPGGENSIRGYRYGQVGSVLLDNNGYAVVVGGNKQLVANAEYQFKIADQFRLVFFYDAGNAWGSGTKVFSRNLISYKDITTGNTYSYTNPTLVRSAGLEFRFFLPISPAPLRLIWARKLNPYPFDTESRTDFQFSIGTTF; encoded by the coding sequence ATGACGCAGCGGAACATGGTATGGAACCGGGTCCGGCCCCGGTGGTGGAAGGGCGTGCTGCCCCTGACCCTCGTCGTGCTGGCGGCCGGTTTCACCATGCCCCTGGCGGGGCAGGACATCGAGCCCATCGTGGCCATCGAGGTGGTCGGCGCCCAGAAGCAGACGGCGGAGACCGTGATCTTTAAGTCGGGCGTGAAGGTGGGCGACGACCTGCGGAACCTGGACTTCTCGGCGGTGATGGAGAAGCTGTGGGCCAACGGCTCCTTCGACGACATCAAGCTCGAGCTGGAGGACGCGCCCGGCGGCAAGAAGCTGGTCATCCGCATCAAGGAGCGGCCCCTGATCAAGGAGATCGACTACCGCGGCGGCACCGAGGTGGGCCTCACCAACATCAAGGACAAGGTCAAGGAGAAGAAGCTCACCATCAATCCCGAGACCGTCTACGACCCTGACTCCGCCCGCAAGATCAAGGACATGATCGTCGAGCAGGCCGGCGAGAAGGGCTTCCGCAGCCCGGTGGTGGACATCACCCTCGAGCCCATGGCCGGCGGCGTGGCCCGCCTGGTCTTCGACATCAAGGAAGGCGGCAAGGCCAAGATCTACACGGTGGCCTTCAAGGGCAACAAGGTCTTCACCAGCGCCCAGCTCCGCAGCGTCATGAAGAAGACGCGCCGGCACTGGATGTTCAGCTGGCTCACCACCCACGACCTGCTGGTGGACAAGAACCTGGAAGAGGACCTTGAGAACCTGAAGAAGTCCTACTGGAAGATGGGCTACAAGGATGTCTTCATCGGCAAGCCCATCATCGAGGTGGAGGATCGCACCACCGCCAAGCAGAAGAAGAAGAACGAGAAGCGGCTCAAGGAGGCGAAGTCGCCCAAGTACGACCTGCGGGCGACCCTGACCTTCCCCATCCTGGAGGGCGAGCAGTTCTTCGAGGGCACCTTCAAGACTGAGGGCGGCAAGCTGTTCCAGGAGAACTTCTTCAAGGGCAAGTACGCGGAAGTGAAGCGGGACAACAAGTCCATGCTCCAGAAGTTCTTCAACATCCGGCCCTCCCTGGAGACGCCCAGGGCCGACGCCAAGCCGGTGCCCTTCGACCTCGATGCGGTCAACCAGACGGTGGAGAAGATCAAGGAGGCCTATTCGAACCAGGCCTACGTCCTGTTCCGGGCCGAGAAGAAGTACGACGTGCGGGAAGAGGGCGGCGTCAAGAAGGTGGACACGACCCTGAAGATGGACGAGGGCGAGGCCTACACCGTCCGGAAGATCGAATTCGAGGGCAACCTCACCACCAAGGACAAGGTGCTCCGGCGCAGCATGCTCATGCGGGAGGGCGACCCCTTCCAGACGGACCGCTTCAAGGATTCGCTGCTGAGCATCAGCCAGCTGAGCTTCTTCGACGTGAAGAGCTCCGAGCCCAAGGTGGACCTGGTCCAGGACAAGCCCCAGGTCGACATCGTGGTCCGCGGCGAGGAATCGGGCGTCAACGAGGTGCTCTTCCAGGGCGGCTACGGATCGCTGTTCGGCTTCTCGCTGGGCGTCAGCTTCTCCACCCGGAACCTGGGCGGTGGCGGCGAGACGCTGTCCTTCAGCTACAACGGCGGCAAGTTCTCGAAGAACATCTCCGTCGGGTTCACCGAGCCCTTCGTGTTCGACCTCCCCTACTCCTTCTCCACCTCGGTCTCCAACGGCTCGGCGGACTACGACGCCTCGCGCGTGGGCATCGCGAACGCCTACAAGCAGTTCACCCGCAGCCTCGGCGTCTCCGTGGGCGCGCGCCTCAGCAACTGGATCCCCAACCAGCCCTGGGCCTTCTTCACCACCTATTCCACGGGCTACAGCTTCCGGCTGATCCGCATCGAGGGTGGCCGGAACTTCTACTTCCGGGATACCCCGAACCAGCTCACCTCCACCTTCAGCCAGAGCCTCGCCTACAGCACGGTGAACCACCAGTTCAAGCCGACCAGCGGCACGCGGGTCTCCTTCGGCCTGGAGTACGGCGGCTGGCAGTTCGGCGGCGATCGGCCCTTCCTGCGGGCCACCTGGGACTTTGCCAAGTTCGCGAACGTGGCCGACCGCCACATCTTCGCCTTCAACACGAGCTACGGGTACCTGCAGAACATGGGCCGGGACGAGACCCCCCTCTATGACCTGTACCGGCCCGGTGGCGAGAACAGCATCCGCGGCTACCGCTACGGCCAGGTGGGCTCGGTCCTGCTGGACAACAACGGCTATGCCGTGGTGGTGGGCGGCAACAAGCAGCTCGTGGCCAATGCCGAATACCAGTTCAAGATCGCGGACCAGTTCCGACTGGTGTTCTTCTACGATGCGGGCAACGCCTGGGGCAGCGGCACCAAGGTCTTCAGCCGCAATCTGATCTCCTACAAGGACATCACGACCGGGAACACCTACTCCTACACCAACCCCACGCTGGTGCGATCCGCGGGGCTGGAATTCCGGTTCTTCCTGCCCATCAGTCCGGCGCCGCTACGCCTGATCTGGGCGAGGAAGCTGAACCCCTATCCCTTCGACACCGAGTCACGGACCGACTTCCAGTTCTCCATCGGCACCACCTTCTGA
- a CDS encoding adenylosuccinate synthase — translation MSLARTNLAILGLQWGDEGKGKVVDLLSPKFRQVVRFQGGNNAGHTVVVDGVSIALHQVPSGALHPGCFLVVGNGVVLNLEVFQQELDRLKARGFDLTGRLLLSEKAHVILPHHIALDQWREIRADKVGAKIGTTGRGIGPAYEMKAARMGIRLGDLRHPETLAERIEPGYAEVRLRLGSETPLPSLDAIVEGLLRTAEPFLQFIGDAQGHLLGAWERGDSILFEGAQATLLDIDHGTYPFVTSSNCSLGGLFTGTGLPPKAVGQILGIAKAYTTRVGAGPFPAELLDATGDRIREVGREFGTTTGRPRRCGWFDAPITAHACRTNGVDGLAIMKLDVLDGMDEVGLIVGYRTGEGTLTTQLPSCAADWAGLQPEVKRFKGWTSTRGITDHRQLPAQAQAYLESLAESVAVPISYLSTGPDRHEGCLYPGTFLQPLLG, via the coding sequence ATGAGCCTGGCTAGGACCAATCTGGCGATCCTTGGCCTCCAGTGGGGCGACGAGGGCAAGGGCAAGGTCGTGGACCTGCTCAGCCCGAAGTTCAGGCAGGTGGTCCGCTTCCAGGGTGGCAACAACGCCGGCCACACCGTCGTGGTGGATGGCGTGAGCATCGCCCTGCATCAGGTGCCCAGTGGCGCCCTGCACCCCGGCTGCTTCCTGGTGGTGGGCAATGGCGTGGTGCTGAACCTGGAGGTCTTCCAGCAGGAGCTGGATCGACTCAAAGCCCGCGGTTTTGATCTGACCGGCCGCCTGCTGCTGTCCGAGAAGGCCCACGTGATCCTCCCCCACCACATCGCCCTGGACCAGTGGCGCGAGATCCGGGCCGACAAGGTGGGCGCGAAGATCGGCACCACCGGCCGCGGCATCGGCCCCGCCTACGAGATGAAGGCCGCCCGCATGGGCATCCGCCTGGGCGACCTGCGCCACCCCGAGACCCTGGCCGAGCGCATCGAGCCCGGCTACGCGGAGGTGCGCCTGAGGCTGGGCAGCGAGACCCCCCTGCCCAGCCTCGACGCCATCGTCGAGGGCCTGCTGCGCACCGCCGAACCCTTCCTCCAATTCATCGGCGACGCCCAGGGCCACCTGCTCGGCGCCTGGGAGCGCGGCGACAGCATCCTCTTCGAGGGCGCCCAGGCCACCCTGCTCGACATCGACCACGGCACCTACCCCTTCGTCACCTCCAGCAACTGCAGCCTGGGCGGCCTCTTCACCGGCACCGGCCTGCCCCCCAAGGCCGTGGGCCAGATCCTGGGCATCGCCAAGGCCTACACCACCCGCGTGGGCGCCGGCCCCTTCCCCGCCGAGCTGCTGGACGCCACCGGCGACCGCATCCGCGAGGTGGGCCGCGAGTTCGGCACCACCACGGGCCGCCCCCGCCGCTGCGGCTGGTTCGACGCCCCCATCACCGCCCACGCCTGCCGCACCAACGGCGTGGATGGCCTGGCCATCATGAAGCTCGACGTGCTCGACGGCATGGACGAGGTGGGCCTCATCGTGGGCTACCGCACCGGCGAGGGCACCCTCACCACCCAGCTGCCCAGCTGCGCCGCCGACTGGGCCGGATTGCAGCCCGAGGTGAAGCGCTTCAAGGGCTGGACCAGCACCCGCGGCATCACCGACCACCGGCAGCTGCCCGCCCAGGCCCAGGCCTACCTCGAATCCCTGGCCGAGAGCGTGGCCGTGCCCATCAGCTACCTCAGCACCGGACCCGACCGCCACGAGGGCTGCCTCTACCCCGGAACCTTCCTCCAGCCGCTGCTGGGTTGA
- a CDS encoding OmpH family outer membrane protein gives MRLIAPSLAALCLSAALATPAASQEAPRFAFFSINQLVRTSKKAGAIFSELEITKKNLEEKLGAKGQELQTLQQQLNSPSLDPDKKEALAKKYRDVEFEAKKMQEDSQQEYQRVERKVGEAITKIAAPIVEQLAKEEKLQLVLSDQAISILSWGDAEWLKAFTAEVSKRLDATDAAPAPKPAAAAPKPAAAKPAAPKK, from the coding sequence ATGCGCCTCATCGCCCCGTCCCTGGCCGCCCTCTGCCTGTCCGCGGCCCTCGCCACCCCCGCCGCCTCCCAGGAGGCCCCCCGGTTCGCCTTCTTCAGCATCAACCAGCTGGTGCGCACCTCGAAGAAGGCCGGCGCCATCTTCTCCGAGCTGGAGATCACCAAGAAGAACCTGGAGGAGAAGCTGGGGGCCAAGGGGCAGGAGCTCCAGACGCTGCAGCAGCAGCTGAACTCCCCCAGCCTGGATCCCGACAAGAAGGAGGCCCTGGCCAAGAAGTACCGCGACGTGGAGTTCGAGGCCAAGAAGATGCAGGAGGACAGCCAGCAGGAGTACCAGCGCGTGGAGCGGAAGGTCGGCGAGGCCATCACCAAGATCGCGGCCCCCATCGTCGAACAGCTGGCCAAGGAGGAGAAGCTGCAACTGGTCCTGTCCGATCAGGCCATCAGCATCCTCTCCTGGGGTGATGCGGAGTGGCTGAAGGCCTTCACCGCCGAAGTCTCCAAGCGCCTGGACGCCACGGACGCCGCCCCCGCGCCGAAGCCCGCCGCCGCGGCTCCCAAGCCGGCTGCCGCCAAGCCCGCCGCTCCCAAGAAGTAA
- a CDS encoding spinster family MFS transporter, producing the protein MTAARRLLLLLTGINLVNYLDRYVVAAVIEPLGRDLGLTDTQRGWVNGVFLLAYMVGAPLFGLLADRFHRPRLVAVGVGLWSLATAGACLVHGFWGLLFTRSLVGVGEAAYASLGPALLADLFPEDERAAKFTWFYLAIPVGSALGYALGGIVAQHWGWRQAFLVAGLPGLFFAARMATLADPPRGGQDQGADTAAGLSYGLKLRAILTNRVWVACTGSYVAYTFAMGALSFWGSAFLQRRHGVSVGAAGEVFGIFLVVTGILGTFAGGLLTKRLQHRWPDIGVDLSAATLLLAIPAVFWALSSGHLQATYVAFFAAMLMLFVNTSPVNALTVSCLPASVRATGTGLNVLLIHLLGDALSPALVGRVSEAGGAGGAALGRAMLLVIPAIAASAVALIWARRRPAAGLA; encoded by the coding sequence ATGACCGCCGCGCGACGGCTGCTCCTGCTGCTCACCGGGATCAACCTGGTGAACTACCTGGACCGGTATGTCGTCGCGGCGGTGATCGAACCCCTGGGCCGGGACCTTGGACTCACGGACACTCAGCGGGGCTGGGTGAACGGGGTCTTCCTGCTGGCCTACATGGTGGGCGCTCCTTTGTTCGGCCTGCTGGCCGACCGGTTCCACCGGCCGCGCCTGGTGGCCGTGGGCGTGGGGCTGTGGAGCCTGGCCACGGCCGGGGCCTGCCTGGTCCATGGCTTCTGGGGCCTGCTCTTCACCCGCTCGCTGGTGGGCGTGGGGGAGGCGGCCTACGCCAGCCTGGGACCTGCCCTGCTGGCCGACCTCTTCCCCGAGGATGAGCGGGCTGCCAAGTTCACCTGGTTCTACCTGGCGATTCCCGTGGGCTCGGCCCTGGGCTACGCCCTGGGTGGCATCGTGGCCCAGCACTGGGGCTGGCGCCAGGCCTTCCTGGTGGCCGGCCTGCCAGGCCTGTTCTTCGCCGCGCGCATGGCCACCCTGGCTGATCCTCCCCGGGGCGGCCAGGACCAGGGGGCCGATACGGCCGCAGGGCTCTCCTACGGGCTGAAGCTGCGCGCCATCCTCACCAACCGGGTCTGGGTGGCCTGCACGGGCAGCTACGTGGCCTACACCTTCGCCATGGGGGCCCTGAGCTTCTGGGGCAGCGCCTTCCTCCAGCGCCGCCACGGGGTGAGCGTGGGGGCTGCGGGCGAAGTATTTGGCATCTTCCTGGTGGTCACGGGGATCCTCGGCACCTTCGCCGGAGGCCTGCTGACCAAGCGGCTCCAGCACCGCTGGCCCGACATCGGCGTGGATCTGAGCGCCGCCACCCTGCTGCTCGCGATCCCGGCGGTGTTCTGGGCCCTGTCCTCGGGGCACCTGCAGGCCACCTATGTCGCCTTCTTCGCGGCCATGCTCATGCTGTTCGTGAACACCAGCCCGGTGAACGCCCTTACGGTGAGCTGCCTGCCGGCCTCGGTGCGGGCCACGGGCACGGGCCTCAACGTGCTCCTCATCCATCTGCTGGGCGATGCCCTCAGCCCGGCCCTGGTGGGTCGGGTCTCGGAAGCGGGCGGGGCGGGGGGCGCGGCCCTGGGCCGGGCCATGCTGCTGGTCATTCCCGCCATCGCGGCTTCGGCCGTGGCCCTCATCTGGGCCCGTCGCCGGCCGGCCGCCGGACTGGCATGA
- a CDS encoding 1-acyl-sn-glycerol-3-phosphate acyltransferase, which yields MNGGSGTARFLGRIWFRALRQEGPPLPPGACLILLNHPNGLLDPLAAAALLDRKAGWLAKATLWKILPLRPFLSAFRAIPVTRPKDGGATRESILGSFHEVHEVLARGGSVAMFPEGVSHTEADLAPLKTGAARIALSSPVPLSLVPAGLVYGDRGTFRHSALLRLGAPIPFGDLAGQGTSPEAIAELTARIRAALRPLTLHEADARCLALAQEVAWLLAEAPGTRVDLEALRLRVRALAPRLGALSAETFAALEARVHGAQAWLRAKGLRPDQVGHPYPAAEVRRWLPGAALRLASAVLLLSPGLLFWPPYRLAGWLAGRFTDEGDQVATLKLLSGALLFPLWALLLAGAAGFAWGWRMALVPLAALLAIGLGLPILERAAEDLQAVRGFLRRRDPAVPELLEARRQLLEAFPELGG from the coding sequence ATGAACGGCGGCAGCGGGACGGCGCGATTCCTGGGGCGCATCTGGTTCCGCGCCCTGCGCCAGGAGGGGCCCCCCCTGCCGCCGGGGGCCTGCCTCATCCTGCTGAACCATCCGAACGGCCTGCTGGATCCCCTCGCGGCGGCCGCCCTGCTCGACCGCAAGGCCGGCTGGCTGGCCAAAGCCACCCTCTGGAAGATCCTCCCGCTGCGGCCCTTCCTCTCGGCCTTCAGGGCCATTCCCGTGACCCGCCCCAAGGATGGCGGCGCCACGCGTGAATCCATCCTGGGGAGCTTCCACGAGGTCCACGAGGTGCTGGCCCGGGGGGGCTCCGTCGCCATGTTTCCCGAGGGCGTGAGCCACACGGAAGCCGACCTGGCACCCCTCAAGACCGGCGCAGCCCGGATCGCCCTGTCCAGTCCCGTGCCCCTGTCCCTGGTGCCCGCGGGTCTGGTCTACGGGGATCGCGGCACCTTCCGGCACAGCGCCCTGCTGCGGCTGGGGGCGCCGATCCCCTTCGGGGACCTGGCCGGGCAGGGGACTTCGCCCGAGGCCATCGCCGAGCTGACCGCCCGGATCCGCGCCGCACTCCGGCCCCTCACCCTGCATGAGGCCGATGCGCGCTGCCTGGCCCTGGCCCAGGAGGTGGCCTGGCTCCTGGCCGAGGCCCCGGGCACGCGGGTGGACCTGGAGGCCCTGCGCCTGCGGGTGCGCGCCCTGGCGCCGCGCCTGGGCGCCCTCTCCGCCGAGACCTTCGCGGCCCTGGAGGCCCGCGTCCACGGGGCCCAGGCCTGGTTGCGGGCCAAGGGACTGCGGCCCGATCAGGTGGGCCACCCCTATCCGGCGGCCGAAGTGCGGCGCTGGTTGCCGGGCGCCGCCCTCCGCCTGGCGAGCGCGGTCCTGCTGCTGTCGCCGGGCCTGCTCTTCTGGCCTCCGTACCGCCTGGCCGGCTGGCTGGCGGGGCGGTTCACGGACGAAGGAGACCAGGTCGCCACCCTGAAGCTGCTGAGTGGGGCGCTGCTCTTCCCGCTGTGGGCCCTCCTGCTGGCCGGCGCGGCCGGGTTCGCCTGGGGGTGGCGGATGGCCCTGGTGCCCCTGGCGGCGCTCCTGGCCATCGGCCTGGGCCTGCCCATCCTGGAGCGGGCCGCCGAGGACCTGCAGGCCGTCCGCGGCTTCCTCCGGCGCCGGGATCCCGCCGTGCCCGAGCTGCTGGAGGCCCGGAGGCAGCTGCTGGAGGCCTTTCCGGAACTGGGTGGCTGA